A stretch of DNA from Candidatus Bathyarchaeia archaeon:
ATTGGCGCAGTCGATAAGAGACCCACATAACATGGAGGTTTTAATGCGTATTGCAAACGATGAGTTGAAGCACTATGATTTTTGGAAAGGATACACGCATATAGATGTAAACCCGGATAAGTTGAAAGTGTGGAAGTATTTTCTGATTTCGAAAATTTTCGGGATAACATTTGGAATAAAACTTATGGAAAGAGGCGAAGAGAAAGCTCAAGAAACTTACAAGAAAATATCCGAATACGTGCCTAACGCAAAAGATATTGTAAAAGATGAAGATGTGCATGAAAGACAGCTTATGGATTTAATTGATGAGGAAAGGCTGAGATATGTTGGCTCCATGGTTTTAGGCCTTAACGATGCTCTTGTTGAACTTACCGGAGCCCTTGCAGGATTTACGCTTGCCCTCACAAACACTCGTTTAGTTGCGATGACTGGTTTAATTACCGGAGTGGCAGCGTCACTGTCAATGGCAACATCAGAATACCTGTCAACTAAATCCGAGGGAAATTCCAAAAATCCGCTTAAGGCGGCAACATACACGGGAATAGCCTACATTCTCACAGTTCTGTTCTTAATATCACCATACTTGCTTCTTTCAAATGCATATGCTTGCCTAGGCTTTACAATAGTAGCCGCAATCATCGTTGTTTTCATATTCACCTTCTATGTTTCAGTTGCAAAAGACCTTCCATTCAAAAGAAGGTTTCTGGAAATGACGCTGATAAGTCTTGGGATAGCTTGCATAACCTTCATTATAGGGTTTCTCATAAAAGCATCGTTAAACATAGAAGTGTAGTAGAGGGGACTAACTTTAAAGTTTTCGCATGTAATACTTTTTTCCTTCATATTCGAGCTCTATGAGTTTGTTTTCCCTTAGAAGTTTCTCAATAACTTTCCAGTCGGCGTTTGCCTTCTTCAAAAATTCCACCACTGCTTCTTTTCGCATGGGGTGAACTGCCGTTATGCTTAGCAAATCTTCTTCAACATCTCCGGTAAAGGCGAAGGCGTTCCCTTCATATCCTATCAAATATTCTACTTTGCTGCTTCCAAGCTTTTCAAATATTTGCTGAAAAGCTGCATTTACAATCGCTTCCTTCGCTGGTTTAACCCACCTTTCGGTAGGCGGCCTTGTTGGTATGGCAACATAGGCCTTATCCAATTTACTTAAACTTCCTAGAAAGTTTGCTATTTCTGCTAATTCGCTTTCGTAGTTTACATCGTCAATAAGCATCGTCTCGCTTACAAGGGTCCCGCTAAAAGTTTTGGCAAACTCTCTTATGCCATCTAAAATTATGTCCAATTTTAAGTCTTTATGCGGCCTGTTTATGCGTCTCCACAAGTCTTGGCTGACCGTATCCACTTTTAATGAAACAAAATCTGCAGCCAGCAAATCTTCCCTCGTTTCATCTTGCCAGAGCAGGGAAGCATTTGTTATAACCGCTATGGGAACTTTCAGACTCTTTAAGAGCGATATCTCTTTACCTATGTTAACATCTAAAGTGGGCTCTCCATTAGGCACAAAAGTGACATAATCTATTCTTTCACCGGTCAATTTTGCCTTATCAATTTTCCTTTTAACTTGCATTAAGATATGCTCTGGGTTGTAGAAAACTTGCCTTTTAGTGAGCATGTGAGTGGTTTTTCCCAATTGACAGTAAACACACGAGTAGGAGCATGTCTTTGACGGAACATTGTTTATACCCAAACTTCTTCCTAAACGCCTTGAAGGAACAGGTCCAAAAACCAGCGACTTAATGTTTTGCAAACCAGTCATCTTAAAGCTAACTCTTCACAGAGTTTATTCCACATGTCAGCTATTTCCTTTGCAACATCGCACCCAGAAGAATATTCCAGTACTGTTTTCCCATTAACCATGGCTTCCGTGACTATGGGGTTGAAAGGTATTCTGCCCACAACCTCAATGCCGTTTTCTTGACAGAACCTTGAAATTTTATCAGCGTTGTCTATATTTACATCATACATATTTACACATACGAAAGGCTTTACATTAAAATGTCTCAAAAGCTGAATCGCCCTTTTTAAGTCATGAATGCCTGATAACGTTGGTTCAGCAACCACCAAGCCAGCATCTACACCCGTGACCGAGGCTATCACTGGACAACCAATTCCAGGCGGTCCATCTATTATTATGAGGCTGATTTTCTCTTTTTCAGCTAGCAGTCTGGCATTCTGCCTAACCAGCGTGACGAGTTTTCCTGAATTCGATTCGCCTGGTTTGAGTAGGGCATGGGACATAAACCCATATTTTATCTTCGAAACGTAAGCATATCCTGAGACCCGATCAGTTAACGTTATGGCGTTTGCCGGACAAACAATGGTGCAAACACCGCACCCCTCACATGA
This window harbors:
- a CDS encoding VIT1/CCC1 transporter family protein; protein product: MLDKETEKTILVAQKNEITEHFIYNKLAQSIRDPHNMEVLMRIANDELKHYDFWKGYTHIDVNPDKLKVWKYFLISKIFGITFGIKLMERGEEKAQETYKKISEYVPNAKDIVKDEDVHERQLMDLIDEERLRYVGSMVLGLNDALVELTGALAGFTLALTNTRLVAMTGLITGVAASLSMATSEYLSTKSEGNSKNPLKAATYTGIAYILTVLFLISPYLLLSNAYACLGFTIVAAIIVVFIFTFYVSVAKDLPFKRRFLEMTLISLGIACITFIIGFLIKASLNIEV
- a CDS encoding radical SAM protein produces the protein MTGLQNIKSLVFGPVPSRRLGRSLGINNVPSKTCSYSCVYCQLGKTTHMLTKRQVFYNPEHILMQVKRKIDKAKLTGERIDYVTFVPNGEPTLDVNIGKEISLLKSLKVPIAVITNASLLWQDETREDLLAADFVSLKVDTVSQDLWRRINRPHKDLKLDIILDGIREFAKTFSGTLVSETMLIDDVNYESELAEIANFLGSLSKLDKAYVAIPTRPPTERWVKPAKEAIVNAAFQQIFEKLGSSKVEYLIGYEGNAFAFTGDVEEDLLSITAVHPMRKEAVVEFLKKANADWKVIEKLLRENKLIELEYEGKKYYMRKL
- a CDS encoding P-loop NTPase, which translates into the protein MKQITVLSGKGGTGKTTITAAFTVLAEKAIIADCDVDAPNLHVLLHPEILETREFKGSKIAVIDETACIKCGVCREKCKFDAITQNFIVDPFSCEGCGVCTIVCPANAITLTDRVSGYAYVSKIKYGFMSHALLKPGESNSGKLVTLVRQNARLLAEKEKISLIIIDGPPGIGCPVIASVTGVDAGLVVAEPTLSGIHDLKRAIQLLRHFNVKPFVCVNMYDVNIDNADKISRFCQENGIEVVGRIPFNPIVTEAMVNGKTVLEYSSGCDVAKEIADMWNKLCEELALR